A section of the Sedimentisphaera cyanobacteriorum genome encodes:
- a CDS encoding type II secretion system protein, which translates to MNRRLKNQGFTLIELLTVTAVIGMLIALLLPALNKARQEAKSSVCRNKLRQMSLAASAYNNTYDGYFPPAYDFKKTDSGFLNINWDFIIENSTKIKPGLLWMGESQPEIQQCPSFKGNSNTPSDIYTGYNYNTSYIGRGANETISRPAKIEEISRPYRCAVFGDGEFSGGANKFMRSPEPSRFDKSFSGRNAGTQGFRHNGKTSIVWADGHASSQRKCFAERSDASRSDIENIAEGTGFLSADNSAYSLKK; encoded by the coding sequence ATGAACAGAAGACTAAAAAATCAGGGATTTACGCTCATCGAGCTTTTGACAGTAACAGCTGTTATCGGAATGCTGATTGCATTATTACTTCCAGCTCTGAACAAGGCAAGGCAGGAGGCTAAATCTTCTGTATGCAGGAACAAGCTCAGACAGATGTCCTTAGCTGCCAGCGCTTACAACAACACCTATGACGGCTATTTCCCCCCTGCTTACGACTTCAAGAAAACTGATTCCGGATTTTTAAACATAAACTGGGATTTCATAATAGAAAATTCAACCAAAATTAAACCCGGACTGCTGTGGATGGGAGAAAGTCAGCCCGAGATTCAGCAGTGCCCTTCATTCAAAGGAAATTCCAACACACCGTCAGACATATACACAGGCTACAATTACAATACAAGCTATATAGGCCGAGGGGCGAATGAAACAATAAGCAGACCGGCTAAAATTGAAGAAATAAGCCGCCCTTATCGTTGTGCTGTTTTTGGAGATGGTGAATTTTCCGGCGGGGCTAACAAGTTTATGCGAAGCCCTGAGCCAAGCAGATTCGACAAGTCTTTCAGCGGAAGAAACGCAGGCACGCAAGGTTTCAGGCATAACGGAAAAACCAGCATTGTCTGGGCAGACGGCCACGCAAGCTCACAGCGAAAATGTTTTGCTGAAAGAAGCGATGCAAGCAGAAGCGATATAGAAAACATTGCTGAAGGCACAGGATTTTTGTCCGCAGACAACTCTGCATACAGCCTGAAAAAATAA
- a CDS encoding HD domain-containing protein gives MEIKSLNDIKNWAENYIKSFYCDDNFINEKTRLKHIHTYKVAEIIRGLAEKLGLDNQQILLAEAIGLLHDIGRFRQIQLYRTFQDRDSESHSLLGVKVIKELGVLDGIEQEKREIILESVKHHSDMDVRLSPGLPALTDIYVRLIRDADKLDICRVIKETHKKLINSNYSENFLVTLGISRSEVTDDYTEDVLQDVIQRRQADYNKVQTLTDRKLLQLCWVYDLNFRQTLELMVDEGYLQFFFDILPHTPGTMQAKESVAEYIESKVSGLSSRLSLNSGETGSIINAD, from the coding sequence ATGGAAATTAAAAGCCTAAATGACATTAAAAACTGGGCAGAAAATTATATAAAAAGCTTTTACTGCGACGATAATTTCATAAACGAAAAGACAAGGCTAAAACATATTCACACCTACAAAGTAGCAGAGATAATCCGGGGGCTAGCAGAAAAACTCGGATTAGATAATCAGCAGATACTCCTCGCTGAGGCGATAGGTCTGCTTCACGATATAGGCAGGTTTCGTCAAATACAGCTTTACCGCACCTTTCAGGACAGAGACAGCGAAAGCCATTCTCTGCTCGGAGTGAAAGTTATAAAAGAGCTCGGAGTTTTAGACGGAATAGAACAGGAGAAAAGGGAAATTATTTTGGAATCAGTTAAGCACCACAGCGATATGGATGTAAGGCTCTCGCCCGGACTGCCTGCCTTAACTGACATTTATGTCCGATTGATTCGAGATGCAGACAAACTCGATATATGCAGGGTAATCAAAGAAACGCATAAAAAACTTATAAACTCAAATTACAGCGAGAATTTTCTGGTTACCCTCGGAATAAGCAGAAGCGAGGTAACAGACGATTACACCGAAGATGTGCTTCAGGATGTAATCCAGCGAAGACAGGCAGACTACAACAAAGTACAAACTCTAACAGACAGAAAGCTCCTGCAGCTGTGCTGGGTTTACGATTTAAACTTCAGGCAAACATTAGAACTTATGGTAGACGAGGGTTACTTGCAGTTCTTTTTCGATATCCTCCCTCACACTCCCGGCACAATGCAGGCCAAGGAGTCTGTTGCTGAGTATATAGAAAGCAAAGTTTCGGGACTCAGCTCAAGACTTTCGCTAAACAGCGGTGAAACAGGCTCTATTATCAATGCAGATTAA
- a CDS encoding helix-turn-helix domain-containing protein, protein MVLGKIIRKRRKELGLTLDAVSEKIGYSKPYISTVETGKVRNPPGQEFLTKLEDLLGFDRGELLYLAEMKKMPMPLRDQIEGSFVENERFRRILSEMLQEDNTGQVRQFLEKHHLDIKDFRSNSVSGVIPVINKVSAGYPAEFGDLSYPAGFADEYINCPGLNDPNAFAVRVVGDSMMPEYSEGDIVVFSPSRAVNNGDDCFVRFKDPFEATFKRVYYENEGSIRLQPRNTDFPPSKVCSDRLNGVYKAVLKYQYL, encoded by the coding sequence ATGGTACTTGGAAAGATAATAAGGAAGAGAAGGAAAGAACTTGGGCTTACACTCGACGCAGTAAGCGAGAAGATCGGCTATTCAAAGCCGTATATATCCACCGTTGAAACAGGGAAAGTCCGCAATCCTCCCGGGCAGGAATTTTTGACGAAACTGGAAGACCTGCTTGGTTTTGACAGGGGCGAGCTGTTATATCTGGCCGAGATGAAAAAAATGCCTATGCCTTTGAGAGACCAGATCGAAGGTTCATTTGTGGAAAATGAAAGGTTCAGGCGGATTCTTTCTGAAATGCTCCAGGAAGATAATACCGGACAGGTTAGGCAGTTTCTCGAGAAGCATCATTTAGACATAAAAGATTTTCGCAGCAACAGTGTTTCCGGGGTTATTCCTGTAATCAATAAAGTCAGTGCCGGCTATCCGGCTGAGTTTGGGGATTTGTCTTACCCTGCCGGCTTTGCTGATGAATACATCAATTGCCCAGGGCTGAACGATCCAAACGCTTTTGCTGTGAGGGTGGTGGGGGATTCAATGATGCCCGAATACTCCGAGGGAGATATTGTGGTCTTCTCGCCTTCAAGAGCTGTGAACAACGGTGATGACTGCTTCGTAAGATTCAAAGACCCTTTTGAGGCTACCTTTAAGAGAGTATATTATGAAAATGAGGGAAGTATTAGGCTTCAGCCTCGCAATACCGACTTCCCTCCATCAAAGGTCTGTTCAGATCGGCTCAACGGGGTTTATAAAGCTGTACTAAAATATCAATATTTATAA
- a CDS encoding carboxymuconolactone decarboxylase family protein: MAITKLYNKTGDEKAVEIQNNLEKNFGFVPETFQAMGRNGNFLEGVLKVMETAGSGLDGKTKELIAIAVSAANGCSYCIDAHRALAKQQGITDEEITAAIEMASMMSLFNTYNKSIGLNHDIKAD; the protein is encoded by the coding sequence ATGGCTATTACAAAACTTTACAACAAAACAGGAGATGAAAAGGCTGTCGAGATTCAAAATAATCTGGAAAAGAATTTTGGATTCGTGCCCGAAACCTTTCAGGCTATGGGCAGAAACGGCAATTTCCTCGAAGGCGTTTTGAAGGTTATGGAAACCGCTGGGTCTGGGCTGGATGGAAAAACCAAAGAGCTTATAGCGATTGCTGTGAGCGCGGCTAATGGTTGCAGCTACTGCATCGATGCCCACAGAGCTCTTGCCAAGCAGCAGGGCATAACTGATGAAGAAATTACAGCAGCCATAGAGATGGCTTCGATGATGAGCCTTTTCAATACTTACAATAAGTCTATCGGCTTAAACCATGATATTAAGGCAGACTGA
- a CDS encoding trypsin-like peptidase domain-containing protein — protein sequence MKRSLFAAVLVSLIVPFSAFSAGMTDSFSKVVEKVNPAVVFIEVTQEREVVSSPFKEFDWIPWDRGQREAPEKEKQIIKGSGSGAIIDAEKGYVLTAAHVIKDVDAAVVHLPDGREFDAIDFIYDTQTDVGVVQIDTEGEDLPEISFGDSDEVKVGDWVLAMGSPLGETLANSVSAGIVSGKGRKSGILGKLGIENFIQTDAVINKGNSGGPLVNTKGKIIGINSNIISRTGFNAGLGFAVPSNIASDVVEKLITEGVIVRGWLGVTVSPLDAIEDEEMLEDIPERIMDRGGAYIVDVLDDGPADEGDMEAGDIVLSINGEEIKDASELIEIISSMEPETEVEIQILRDGEKEELEVVLGIRPGTGRQDGKGVVTGKDRETESFKKIGIAIEKYNEQGEEDFSDGAVVRYVRPDSIAEQFGIEVGDRIMEVNGKNFDEAEDFQELIEDADLEDGILLNVVTKKGKERKVYLKEF from the coding sequence ATGAAACGCAGTTTATTTGCAGCAGTTTTAGTTTCGCTGATTGTCCCTTTTTCGGCATTTTCAGCCGGCATGACCGACTCGTTCAGCAAGGTTGTTGAAAAAGTTAATCCGGCAGTGGTTTTTATTGAGGTTACTCAGGAACGTGAAGTGGTAAGCTCACCGTTCAAGGAATTCGACTGGATACCTTGGGATAGAGGACAGAGAGAAGCACCCGAAAAAGAGAAGCAGATCATCAAAGGCAGCGGCAGCGGAGCGATAATAGACGCTGAAAAAGGCTATGTACTCACTGCTGCGCATGTAATCAAGGATGTAGATGCTGCAGTTGTACACCTGCCGGACGGCAGAGAATTTGATGCTATAGATTTTATATACGACACACAAACCGATGTTGGCGTAGTTCAGATTGACACAGAAGGCGAAGACCTGCCGGAAATTTCTTTTGGCGATTCTGACGAAGTGAAAGTTGGAGACTGGGTTCTCGCTATGGGCTCGCCTCTGGGCGAAACACTTGCAAATTCTGTATCGGCCGGGATAGTAAGCGGAAAGGGAAGAAAAAGCGGCATCCTCGGCAAGCTGGGCATTGAAAACTTCATCCAGACCGATGCGGTTATCAACAAAGGAAACAGCGGAGGCCCGCTTGTTAATACAAAAGGCAAGATCATAGGAATCAATTCAAACATCATCTCAAGAACAGGCTTTAATGCAGGGCTCGGCTTTGCGGTACCGAGCAACATTGCCTCGGATGTGGTAGAAAAACTCATCACAGAAGGCGTAATCGTGCGCGGCTGGCTTGGGGTAACAGTATCTCCGCTGGATGCGATAGAAGATGAGGAAATGCTGGAAGATATCCCCGAACGCATCATGGACAGAGGCGGGGCATATATAGTTGATGTGTTAGATGATGGCCCTGCTGACGAGGGAGATATGGAAGCCGGCGATATAGTGCTTTCTATCAACGGCGAAGAGATTAAAGATGCAAGCGAGCTAATTGAGATTATCAGCTCTATGGAGCCGGAAACTGAAGTTGAGATTCAAATCTTAAGAGACGGCGAAAAAGAAGAGCTGGAAGTTGTCCTCGGGATACGCCCGGGCACAGGACGTCAGGACGGAAAAGGCGTAGTTACCGGCAAAGACAGAGAAACCGAATCGTTCAAGAAAATCGGAATCGCTATTGAAAAATACAACGAACAGGGCGAGGAAGACTTCTCCGATGGTGCTGTGGTTAGATACGTCCGTCCGGACTCAATCGCTGAGCAGTTCGGAATTGAAGTGGGCGATCGGATTATGGAAGTAAACGGAAAGAACTTCGATGAAGCCGAAGATTTCCAGGAACTCATTGAAGACGCTGACCTTGAGGACGGGATACTGCTGAATGTAGTAACCAAGAAAGGCAAGGAAAGAAAAGTTTACCTCAAGGAATTCTAA